The window GGCCGCGAGGTCGTCGCGCTCCGTGAGTTCGAACGGTCCCTGCGGGTGGGTGAGAAAGCGGGCGCGGCCGCGTCCGGCGGGCGTCCCGAGGTCCATCCCGAAGACGGCACTCACGGACTGGCCGGCCTCGGCCATGTAGAAGTGGGTAAGCACCGGCGTCTCCGGGTCGAGGCCGAGATCCTCGTCGAACTCGCCCGCGGGCGTCGGCGCGAGGACGAGGTTCATCGACGTCGGCTCGGCCTCCTCGGCCATATCGAGCAGCACGTCGACGAGCCCTCGCGTGACGTGGACTCGCTGTCGCTCCGACTCGTCGGCCGCCCCGTCGGTCGCGCGGTCAGACTCAGCTTCGGTGCCGGGCGTGGTCTCGTCGCCCACGGCCGTCGTGTCGTCGGACATCAGTTCGAGAGCATCGAGGTGAACGCCTGGAAGTAGGCGCTCGGGAGGTTTCGTCGGGCGTTGCCGAGTGCGGTCCGGAGTTTGTCGCCCGCGTTCACGGGTACGCCCGCGCCGTGGCCGACGAGCAGCCGCTCGGGGTCGTACCGGGAGAGCACGCGCCGCGGCGGGAACGGCCGGAGCATCGGATGGACGCCGAGGTGCTCGCCGCGGGCGCAGAAGTAGCCGACCGTGCCGACCGTCTCGGGGACGACGAGCAGGTCGTACCCGTCGTGATAGAAGCCGACCTCCTGCCACGGCGGGACGGAGCGGTCGACGAGACGGAACGCTTCGAAGCCGGAGTCGGCGAGGTCGGCCCCGAAGCGCTCGACGGGCGCGTCGAGTTCGTCGGCGACGCCGGTCATCCACGAGGCGACGTAAACGGGGGCTTCGTGGCGGTTCGCGATGGCGGCCGAGTCGCGCTTGTGTCGGTCGAGTCCGACCACGACGCCGGCCACGTCGCCGAACTCGGCGAACAGGTCGTCGACGCCGGGGGCATCGACTGGGTCGAACAGCCACACGTCGCCGTCGACTTCGACGGCGTGACTGGCCCGCTGCATGGTCTCGTCGGGGTATGCGAGCCATCCGACGCCGTGGTCCCATCGGTCGATTTCGCGGAGGTCGGACGTGCCGCGACCTTTCATCGGCATGCCAGTATCGTGGGACGCGCGGCGCATAAGGACTCTCCCCGCGGCCGATGCGCCCGGTTCTCGCCTCCCGCGTCGGCGCTCGCCGGAGCGACAGACGAGCCGCCCGGTCAGAGGTCGTCCGTGTTGATGTCCACGCCCGGCGGGGAGACGACGAGGAACTTCCGGAAGTGCATCAGCTGGCCGCCCATGTCCTTGACGTCGCGTGCGAAGCCCGACGCGAGTTTGTTGAGGTCACCCTCGATGGCGAGAAAGAGGACGTTTCCGCGGGCGACGGACTGGACCCACTTCTCCGGCGGGGTCGAGCCGTCGAGGACGCCGAGGACCACGTCACCCTCGGCGTCGTCCTCGTCGAGATGTTCTTCGGCCGTCTGCAAGTTGAGATTGAAATCGCCCATACCCGCTCGGTTGTCGAGCGACGAGAAAAGGGTTCGGTCGAGCAGTGAGCGGCTTCGACGGTAAAAACACGCCCATTGGTATCATGTTCCACACGACAGTCGCAGTTTGCTCCACGTTTGTCCAGTCGCGAGTGCGCGCACCGGGTGCTAAATTTTGTTTCTAAATTCTATTTAGTTGTATTATCGTTCCGGAGCCATCGAACGCCGAGCGAACATATCAAGTCAACATATGTCATGATATCGTATAAGGACGTTTAGGTACAGCGATTAGCCTCGAGAGTGGTTGTCACGCAACACCCGCTGAACGTTCGTGATACTGTCGGGGAGAAACGTTTAAATAGGAGTTCGGGCACGTGACTGACACGATGTCTCACAACGACACGGAGGATTCGTCGGGTTCCCCGGCGGGTCGAGTTCTTCCAGGGCACATTAGCCCAACAATCTGAAATCGAAGACGTACGAATCTTCGACACGACACTCCGCGACGGCGAACAGTCACCGCGAACCTCGTTCAGTTACGAGGAGAAGCGCGACATCGCCGAGACTCTCGACGACATGGGTACCCACGTCATCGAGGCCGGGTTCCCGGTGAACTCGGAAGCGGAGTTCGAAGCAGTCGCAGATATCGCTGCTTCGACGGACGCGACGACGTGCGGGTTGGCCCGCGTCGTCGACAAGGATATCGAAGCCGCGCTGGATTCCGGCGTGGACATGGTGCACACGTTCGTGAGCACCAGCGACGTCCAGTTGGCCGACTCGATGCACGCTTCCCGCGAGGAAGCCGTCGAGCGGGCCGTCCGCAGTGTCGAACACGTCCGCGACGCGGGCGTTGAAGTAATGTTCTCACCGATGGACGCCACCCGGACGGACGAGGACTTCCTCATCGAAGTCGTCGAGGCCGTCTCCGAGGCGGGCGTCGATTGGATCAACCTGCCGGACACCTGCGGCGTGGCGACGCCGACTCGCTTCGCCCGCATGGTGGCGACGGTCAGAGAGCACACCGACGCGAGAATCGACGTGCACGCGCACGACGACTTCGGACTGGCGTCGGCGAACGCGATGGCCGGCTTCGAGGCCGGCGCCGCACAGGCGCAGGTGTCGGTCAACGGCATCGGCGAACGCGCCGGCAACGCCGCCTACGAGGAGGTCGTCATGGCCGCCGAATCCCTCTACGGCGTCGACACCGGCATCGACACGACGAAGATAACCGAGCTGGCTCGCGTCGTCGAGGCGGCGTCCGACATCCCGGTTCCGGCGAACAAGCCGGTCGTCGGCCGCAACGCCTTCTCTCACGAGAGCGGCATCCACGCCGCCGGCGTCATCGAGAACGCCGACACCTTCGAACCGGGCGTCATGACCCCGGAGATGGTCGGCGCGACCCGCGAGTTCGTACTCGGCAAACACACGGGGACGCACTCGGTACGCAAGCGCCTCGCAGATATCGGGTTCGAACCCTCGGACGCCGAGGTCCGGGAGGTAACCCGCCGCGTCAAAGACCACGGCGCGGAGAAGGAACGCGTCGACGACTCGACGCTCGAGGTGTTCGCCCGCGACGTGGGTATCACCCACGAGGACGACACGGAGGAGGTCCGCGCCTGATGGCGCCGGGCTGTGGCCCTACGGGGCGACCGCCCTGCATGCGTCCGACCTCCCGAGTGGCGTGCAATCGTTGCCCGCCGCGAAAGCATTATTACGGCCGGGACGGACGTGTGGCATACGATGACCTCGCACGACGAACACGCGGTTCGCGCGACCCCGGAAGCCGGGACCAGCGCCGCCGCCGTCGGTGCGATTCGGTCGCTCATTATTGTAGGGGCATAGCCCCCTACCACACCATCTCTCCGTCCCGCGTATTCGCACCGTTTTCAGACACGTCCGCAGTCCCCACAATGGCGAACCAGCACCACACGCAGTCACCAGACAGTCCGTATCGACGACCGACCACACACCACGGAGCCCACACATGAGCGAACGAACCGCAGCCACGACCGACCCCGACGCGACCGACGGGGCAGACGATTCGACCGAGACACCGACCGAGATCACCTCGGGTTCGACGTCAGTCGTCCGCGCCCTCGAAAACGCCGGCGTCGAGACCGCGTTCGGCGTGCAGGGCGGGGCGATAATGCCCATCTACGACGCGCTGTACCACTCTGACATCCGTCACGTGACGATGGCCCACGAGCAGGGCGCGGCGCACGCGGCCGACGCGTACGGCGTCGTTCGCGGCGACCCCGGCGTCTGTCTCGCCACGTCCGGTCCGGGCGCGACCAACCTCGTGACCGGCATCGCCGACGCGAACATGGACTCCGACGCGGTGCTCGCGCTCACGGGGCAGGTCCCGTCCGACATGGTCGGGTCCGACGCGTTCCAGGAGACCGACACCACGGGCGTCACCGCGCCTATCACGAAGCACAACTACTTCGCCTCGTCGCCCGACACCGTCGGCGACACCGTCGGCGAAGCGTTCGCGCTCGCCGCGGAGGGCCGACCGGGCCCGACGCTCGTCGACCTCCCGAAGGACGTCTCGCTCAACGAGACCGACAGCGAACCGGGGCCGGCGCAGCCGCCCGAGACGTGCCGCGCCCGTACTGACCCGGCCGACTCGCAGGTCGAGGCCGCCGCGCGCGCAATCGAGCGCGCGGAGAAACCTCTTCTCTTGTTCGGCGGCGGTGTCGTCAAGGCCGACGCGACCGAGGTCGCCCGGCAGTTCGCGACCGAGCACCAGATTCCGGTCGTCACCACGATGCCCGGAATCGGCGCGATGCCGGAGGACCACGAACTCTGCCTCTCGTGGGCGGGGATGCACGGCACCGGCTACGCCAACATGGCCATCACGCACACCGACTGCCTCATCGCGGTCGGCACGCGGTTCGACGACCGCCTGACCGGCGGTATCGACACGTTCGCGCCCGAGGCCGAGGTCGTCCACATCGACATCGACCCGGCGGAAATATCGAAGAACGTCCACGCGGACTACCCGGTCGTCGGCGACGCCGGCCGCGCCATCGAGCGCGTCGACGCCGAACTCGACGAGGGCCCCGACGCGCCCGAGTGGGTCGACCAGTGTCTCGCGTGGAAAGACGACTACCCGATGGACTACGCGGCCCCGGACAACGAGCCGCTGAAGCCGCAGTTCGTCGTCGAGGCGCTCGACGAGGCCACGCCCGACGAGACCATCGTCACGAGCGGCGTCGGCCAGCACCAGATGTGGGCCGCCCAGTACTGGACGTTCACCGAGCCGCGGCGGTGGGTTTCGTCCCACGGCCTCGGCACGATGGGCTACGGCCTGCCCGCCGCAATCGGTGCGCGGGTCGCGGCCGACGACGACGAGACGGTCGTCTGCGTCGACGGCGACGCTTCGTTCCTGATGACGATTCAGGAGCTGTCGGTCGCCGTCCGCGAGAACCTCGA of the Haloferax sp. Atlit-12N genome contains:
- a CDS encoding LeuA family protein; this encodes MTRCLTTTRRIRRVPRRVEFFQGTLAQQSEIEDVRIFDTTLRDGEQSPRTSFSYEEKRDIAETLDDMGTHVIEAGFPVNSEAEFEAVADIAASTDATTCGLARVVDKDIEAALDSGVDMVHTFVSTSDVQLADSMHASREEAVERAVRSVEHVRDAGVEVMFSPMDATRTDEDFLIEVVEAVSEAGVDWINLPDTCGVATPTRFARMVATVREHTDARIDVHAHDDFGLASANAMAGFEAGAAQAQVSVNGIGERAGNAAYEEVVMAAESLYGVDTGIDTTKITELARVVEAASDIPVPANKPVVGRNAFSHESGIHAAGVIENADTFEPGVMTPEMVGATREFVLGKHTGTHSVRKRLADIGFEPSDAEVREVTRRVKDHGAEKERVDDSTLEVFARDVGITHEDDTEEVRA
- a CDS encoding DUF5779 family protein, whose amino-acid sequence is MGDFNLNLQTAEEHLDEDDAEGDVVLGVLDGSTPPEKWVQSVARGNVLFLAIEGDLNKLASGFARDVKDMGGQLMHFRKFLVVSPPGVDINTDDL
- the ilvB gene encoding biosynthetic-type acetolactate synthase large subunit, with product MSERTAATTDPDATDGADDSTETPTEITSGSTSVVRALENAGVETAFGVQGGAIMPIYDALYHSDIRHVTMAHEQGAAHAADAYGVVRGDPGVCLATSGPGATNLVTGIADANMDSDAVLALTGQVPSDMVGSDAFQETDTTGVTAPITKHNYFASSPDTVGDTVGEAFALAAEGRPGPTLVDLPKDVSLNETDSEPGPAQPPETCRARTDPADSQVEAAARAIERAEKPLLLFGGGVVKADATEVARQFATEHQIPVVTTMPGIGAMPEDHELCLSWAGMHGTGYANMAITHTDCLIAVGTRFDDRLTGGIDTFAPEAEVVHIDIDPAEISKNVHADYPVVGDAGRAIERVDAELDEGPDAPEWVDQCLAWKDDYPMDYAAPDNEPLKPQFVVEALDEATPDETIVTSGVGQHQMWAAQYWTFTEPRRWVSSHGLGTMGYGLPAAIGARVAADDDETVVCVDGDASFLMTIQELSVAVRENLDITVAILNNEYIGMVRQWQDAFFEGRRMAAGYDWCPQFDKLAEAFGARGWTVDSYEEVPDAIEEALAYDGPSVIDFHVDPAENVYPMVSSGGANGKFALSEDQL